Sequence from the Thermocaproicibacter melissae genome:
GGTCGCCTTTAAGTCATGGTTCTTTTCGTAGTTCGTCAGCTCCATCAGCGGCGTTTTGCCAATCAGGTCCAGTATGCTTTTTGCAATTGCCATAAGTAACCCTCCGTTAATATTATTAAACATACAATACTTATATATTTTATCTGGTTCTATTATATGTCTCGGAAATGCTTTTGTCAACAACAAATTTTTAATTTCATATATGTTTAGTAGGATTATTATTTTCTTGACTTGCCATTTTATTTTCATTAAGATTAAACTGATAGGTTAACGATGAAAGAAGGATGTATATGCGGATCTCGTCAAAGGGCCGTTATGGCCTTGCCGCTTCCATCGTGCTGGCGCAGAACTACGCAAGCGGGGCCTACCTCACGGTAGTGAACCTCTCGGAGCGGCTCGGGATTTCCAAGATATATTTGGAGCAGGTTTTCTCGCTGTTGAAAAAAGCGGAAATCGTTCACTCCGTCAAAGGTGCGCAGGGAGGATATCGGCTTGCGCGCCCCCCGCAGGATATCAGCGTAAAGGAAGTGCTCACGGCGCTCGAGCAGTCGCTGTTTGAAAAGACGGAGAAATCGGTGGAGACGAAAGCGCCGGAAATTGAAAACGCCATGCAGGACGCGGTCTTTTCGGAAATTGACAAAGTGGTTCTGCAGACGCTTTCCGGCATCTCGCTTTACTCGCTGATGTCAAAGGCCGAGGAATACCACGAAAACGACGGCTATATGTTCTATATCTAAAAGAATTGTGAAACCGGGAGGGAACCGCGGATGAAAGCCGAAATCACGTATCTTTATCACAGTGCGTTCGCGGTGAAAACGCCTTCGCATTTTCTTGTATTCGATTATTATTACGACAGGCCGAACGGCGGCCATCTTGCACAGGGAGTCATCAACCCGGAGGAAATCAAGGACGAAAACGTTGTGGTTTTCGCATCGCACCGCCATCCCGACCATTACAGCCCGCGCATTCTGAGCTGGCGCAGTCAAATCCCGAACATCCGCTATGTTTTGTCTGAAGGAATCCGTACGCACGGGGTTGGTCTGACAGCGGCCCCGGGGCGG
This genomic interval carries:
- a CDS encoding RrF2 family transcriptional regulator; its protein translation is MRISSKGRYGLAASIVLAQNYASGAYLTVVNLSERLGISKIYLEQVFSLLKKAEIVHSVKGAQGGYRLARPPQDISVKEVLTALEQSLFEKTEKSVETKAPEIENAMQDAVFSEIDKVVLQTLSGISLYSLMSKAEEYHENDGYMFYI